The nucleotide sequence ATCACTGTGTCTGACCTGGTTACCATAGCTCTGGTTCAAACCATGCACCTGGTCATCACACCCTGGTAAACAGCCATGTCCTGGTCTCAGAGCAACAGGTAGGGACATGTGGTGTGTCCTCAGGACATATGGGCCAGTATGAGATCCTCAGGACATATGGGCCAGTATGAGATCCTCAGGACATATGGGCCAGTATGAGATCCTCAGGACATATGGGGgtccttgtggtccttctgtagctcagttggtagagcatggcgcttgtaacgccagggtagtgggttcgatccccgggaccacccatacgtagaatctatgcacacatgactgtaagtcgctttggataaaagcgtctgctaaatggcatatatatatatatatacatatgggCCAGTATGAGATCCTCAGGACATATGGGCCAGTATGAGATCCTCAGGACATATGGGCCAGTATGAGATCGTCAGGAATCAGCAATAGAACAAACAGCAGATAGTAAAACTGCTGGCCACTGACTGTTTCTGGACGGCTATTGGTCTTGGCACAGATATTAGGTTTTAGTGGTAATGTCAACAATAGGTCTGTTTGTTGCTTAGTAACCTACCTAATAGTTTTAGGTTTTGATTTACTCATACattcttttttatttaactttatttaacttggcaagtcagtgaaCAACTGCTCCTCTTGGGAGCCTAAACCCCAGTTAGGTCAGATTCACCattcacagatctaggatcagatcaccCTTCCCCTTTTACATGGGTTGATTCACCattcacagatctaggatcagatcaccCTTCCCCTTTTACATGGGTTGATTCACCattcacagatctaggatcagatcaccCTTCGCCTGACATAACCTTTTACCTTCATGAGGTTAATAACCATACTCACCCTAGATCAGTATtgaggtagagagatactaatgTCAGGGGACTAGATGAGGCTAATCCAGTTCAACTGAAGGCTATCACAGGTTCAACTAGAATTTAGAAACAATGAAGACAGAGCTGACAGCTGGGAGATGCAGTCCAACGACAAGCTGCCATTAGACTGGGAGATGTAGTCCAACGACAAGCTGCCATTAGACTGGGAGATGTAGACCTTTATAAACTGAGCCTTACTGGTTCATGTGAGAGCTGGGAGATGTAGTCCTTTATAAACTGAGCCTTACTGGTTCATGTGAGAGCTGGGAGATGTAGTCCTACTAGAAACTGAGCCTTACTGGTTTAGAGCTGGGAGATGTAGTCCTTTATAAACTGAGCCTAACTGGTTCATGTGAGAGCTGGGAGATGTAGTCCTTTATAAACTGAGCCTTACTGTTTCATGTGAGAGCTGGGAGATGTAGTCCTACTAGAAACTGAGCCTTACTGGTTCATGTGAGAGCTGAGAGATGTAGTCCTTTATAAACTGAGCCTTACTGTTTCATGTGAGAGCTGGGAGATGTAGTCCTTTATAAACTGAGCCTTACTGTTTCATGTGAGAGCTGGGAGATGTAGTCCTTTATAAACTGAGCCTTACTGTTTCATGTGAGAGCTGGGAGATGTAGTCCTTTATAAACTGAGCCTTACTGTTTCATGTGAGAGCTGGGAGATGTAGTCCTTTATAAACTGAGCCTTACTGTTTCATGTGAGAGCTGGGAGATGTAGTCCTTTATAAACTGAGCCTTACTGGTTCATGTGTCCAGAGAGGGCAAAAAGAGGAACACGCAGTCAGCTGACAGTCATGTTTATCTCACAGCATACTGTTGTCcatgcgctcacacacacacagtcactacaaacTGAGCTGTAGGGTCACTGGTGCATGTGACTAGTTGAGAGTAAAGAGGAACTGGCACACAAACTGACAGCAGAGAAAtaaatagtacacacacacacaccacaccacaccacaccacacattgACCGACTGAAAGTAGAGCAAGACGGAGGCAAGAACACAcactataaaataaataataataataatggaggAAGGAGACACTCATCTGTCTGAAACCAGAGAAGAGACACACTATGGAGGAAGGGGAGACACACACTCCTTCATAGCACACAGAGCTACTGTTGTCCCAGGACAAGGTAAGGCACATCAGCCAGCTGTGGCAGTCAGAACCAGCTAACAAGCAGTCTTTCTGTATCCACACATGAACTGAACCACACAATTTTccttgcaaacacacacaccgtttGAAAGTCCACCCATAGATGTCCTATTCAGATAGTTGGGAGTGAGGCCCAGAACCAGGCGCGTGGGGAGTGAGGCCCAGAACCAGGCGCGTGGGGAGTGAGGCCCAGAACCAGGCGCGTGGGGAGTGAGGCCCAGAACCAGGCGCGTGGGGAGTGAGGCCCAGAACCAGGCGCGTGGGGAGTGAGGCCCAGAACCAGGCGCGTGGGGAGTGAGGCCCAGAACCAGGCGCGTGGGGAGTGAGGCCCAGAACCAGGCGCGTGGGGAGTGAGGCCCAGAACCAGGCGCGTGGGGAGTGAGGCCCAGAACCAGGCGCGTGGGGAGTGAGGCCCAGAACCAGGCGCGTGGGGAGTGAGGCCCAGAACCAGGCGCGTGGGGAGTGAGGCCCAGGGTTCGCAGGACTTTTCCCTAGAGACTGACACCTATTTCTGGGATGGAATCAACCTCAGGCTACCCTTGTTGGCCCTTTGTGTGGTTCTATGTTGTGGGGATCACTGAGAGTTGTGGTTAAAATAGTTTGGGACTTGGTATTGGATTAAAGTGTCCTGTGAAATATCATGTTATTGTTGTAACTCAACTCCTACAATGTTTCTATCTCCctacaccctctctgtctctctctctctgtctctctctgtctctctctgtctctctctgtctctctctctctctatctctctgtctctctctctctctctctgtctctctctgtctctctctgtctctgtctgtcccttctgtctgtctcgttctctcgctctctctgtctgtgctctctctgtctggctctctctgtctgtctcgtctgtctggctctctctgtctgtctcgctggtatctgtctgtctcgctctctctgtctgtctcatgttctctgtctgtctcgctctctctgtctgtctcgctctctctgtctgtctcgctctctctgtctgtctcgctctctctgtctgtctcgctctctctgtctgtctcgctctctctgtctgtctcgctctctctgtctgtctcgctctctctgtctgtctcgctctctctgtctgtctctctctctctgtctgtctcgctctctctgtctgtctcgctctctctgtctgtctcgctctctctgtctgtctcgctctctctgtctgtctcgctctctctgtctgtctcgctctctctgtctgtctcgctctctctgtctgtctcgctctctctgtctgtctcgctctctctgtctgtctcgctctctctgtctgtctcgctctctctgtctgtctcgctctctctgtctgtctcgctctctctgtctgtctcgctctctctgtctgtctcgctctctctgtctgtctcgctctctctgtctgtctcgctctctctgtctgtctcgctctctctgtctgtctcgctctctctgtctgtctcgctctctctgtctgtctcgctctctctgtctgtctcgctctctctgtctgtctcgctctctctgtgtctcgctctctctgtgtctcgctctctctgtgtctcgctctctctgtctggctctctctctctgtctcgctctctctctctgtctcgctctctgtctcgctctctctctctgtctcgctctctctctctgtctcgctctctctgtctcgctctctctgtctcgctctctctgtctcgctctctctgtctctctctgtctcgctctctctgtctctctgtgtctcgctctgtctctctgtgtctcgctctctctgtctcgctctctctgtgtctcgctctctctgtgtctcgctctctctgtgtctctctctctgtgtgtctcgctctctctgtgtctcgctctctctgtgtctcgctctctctgtgtctcgctctctctgtgtctcgctctctctgtctgtctcgctctctctgtctgtctcgctctctctgtctgtctcgctctctctgtctgtctcgctctctctgtctgtctcgctctctctgtctgtctcgctctctctgtctgtctcgctctctctgtctgtctcgctctctctgtctgtctcgctctctctgtctgtctcgctctctctgtgtctgtctcgctctctctgtgtctgtctcgctctctctgtgtctgtctcgctctctctgtgtctgtctcgctctctctgtgtctgtctcgctctctctgtgtctgtctcgctctctctgtgtctgtctcgctctctctgtgtctgtctctctctctgtctctctccagtgtgtcCAATGGGCAGTGGTGCCAGTAGACTCTACAGCTCCCTGGCCCAGACCCTAgtcaacaacaacaccactacCACGCCCCTGGCCCAGACCCTAGTCAACAACACCACTACCACCCCGCTGGCCCAGCACCCCTCCCCCTCACAGGGGTGTCATTCTCCCCCGGGGGGGCACCCCCTGGAGCTGCTGAGGGAGTGTGAGGAGGCTCTACGGGACAGGCCTCCTCGCCTCCTCAGAGCCTTCATCTGCcccggggagggagaggtggacagggaGGAAGTGGACAACGATGCCACCCAGAGGACCATCAGAGTTATGCAGTGGAACATACTGGCTCAAGGTAAATATGGTTCTTAATTGTAGCAAAAATAGTCATGAACATTTAATCTCATTCAGGGTTATTAAATGGTATATTATTGCTCATTTGAATTGGCATCGAGGACAgtgagacggacggacggactgacAGAtgaattctctctccctccagctctagGTGAAGGTATGGACAGTTTCGTCAACTGTCCCCTGGAAGCCCTGAACTGGGCGGAGCGTAAATACCTCATCCTAGAAGAGATCCTCACCTACCGACCTCACATCCTGTGTCTACAGGAAGTCGACCACTACTACGACACCTTCCAGCCAATCCTGGCCAGCCTGGGTTACCGCGGCAACTTCTGCCCCAAGCCCTGGTCTCCGTGTTTGAATGTGGAGGGCAACAACGGTCCGGATGGATGTGCTCTGTTCTACGATGAAGCCCGGTTGGACTTGGTGGATAGTGTGAATGTCCGGCTGTGTGCCCTTTTA is from Oncorhynchus gorbuscha isolate QuinsamMale2020 ecotype Even-year unplaced genomic scaffold, OgorEven_v1.0 Un_scaffold_1537, whole genome shotgun sequence and encodes:
- the LOC124023194 gene encoding nocturnin-like isoform X4; the protein is MGSGASRLYSSLAQTLVNNNTTTTPLAQTLVNNTTTTPLAQHPSPSQGCHSPPGGHPLELLRECEEALRDRPPRLLRAFICPGEGEVDREEVDNDATQRTIRVMQWNILAQALGEGMDSFVNCPLEALNWAERKYLILEEILTYRPHILCLQEVDHYYDTFQPILASLGYRGNFCPKPWSPCLNVEGNNGPDGCALFYDEARLDLVDSVNVRLCALLTPTNQVAVVTTLRCRVTGRRLCVAVTHLKARSGWECLRSAQGSDLLRNLATLTQSPGGPSGPIGVSPDTPLLVCGDFNAVPSEDVYQRFASSPLILDSAYKRLSRDGLSEPAYTTWKIRPTGECCTTLDYIWYSREAFSVDAVLDMPTEEQIGPNRLPSYNYPSDHLSLVCDFSFKKQQEE
- the LOC124023194 gene encoding nocturnin-like isoform X3 translates to METMVCPMGSGASRLYSSLAQTLVNNNTTTTPLAQTLVNNTTTTPLAQHPSPSQGCHSPPGGHPLELLRECEEALRDRPPRLLRAFICPGEGEVDREEVDNDATQRTIRVMQWNILAQALGEGMDSFVNCPLEALNWAERKYLILEEILTYRPHILCLQEVDHYYDTFQPILASLGYRGNFCPKPWSPCLNVEGNNGPDGCALFYDEARLDLVDSVNVRLCALLTPTNQVAVVTTLRCRVTGRRLCVAVTHLKARSGWECLRSAQGSDLLRNLATLTQSPGGPSGPIGVSPDTPLLVCGDFNAVPSEDVYQRFASSPLILDSAYKRLSRDGLSEPAYTTWKIRPTGECCTTLDYIWYSREAFSVDAVLDMPTEEQIGPNRLPSYNYPSDHLSLVCDFSFKKQQEE
- the LOC124023194 gene encoding nocturnin-like isoform X2 — its product is MDLLRPRVCPMGSGASRLYSSLAQTLVNNNTTTTPLAQTLVNNTTTTPLAQHPSPSQGCHSPPGGHPLELLRECEEALRDRPPRLLRAFICPGEGEVDREEVDNDATQRTIRVMQWNILAQALGEGMDSFVNCPLEALNWAERKYLILEEILTYRPHILCLQEVDHYYDTFQPILASLGYRGNFCPKPWSPCLNVEGNNGPDGCALFYDEARLDLVDSVNVRLCALLTPTNQVAVVTTLRCRVTGRRLCVAVTHLKARSGWECLRSAQGSDLLRNLATLTQSPGGPSGPIGVSPDTPLLVCGDFNAVPSEDVYQRFASSPLILDSAYKRLSRDGLSEPAYTTWKIRPTGECCTTLDYIWYSREAFSVDAVLDMPTEEQIGPNRLPSYNYPSDHLSLVCDFSFKKQQEE